A section of the Brachyhypopomus gauderio isolate BG-103 chromosome 13, BGAUD_0.2, whole genome shotgun sequence genome encodes:
- the vim gene encoding vimentin isoform X1 — translation MANRTTNRQSSSYTRMFGGERPGMARSTFSSGQFCSPVRAPRLSWAPSAPPSVFGSRSSRLRGAPLPRLGTDAADFALSDAINTEFKASRTNEKAEMQHLNDRFASYIEKVRFLEQQNKILIAELDQLKGRGTSRVGDLYENEMRELRCQMDQLTNEKSRVELDRDNLGEDIHRLKEKLQEEMLQREDAENNLQSFRQDVDNASLVRLDLERKLESLREEITFMKKLHDEEIMELQAQVHDQHVQINMEVAKPDLTAALRDVRLQYESLATKNIHEAEEWYKSKFADLSEAAARNSEALRNAKQETNEYRRQIQTLTCEVDTLKGTNDSLERQMKDLEDGFGVEVSGYQDTVAHLEEDIQNMKEEMARHLREYQDLLNVKMALDIEIATYRKLLEGEESRITTPVPNLSSFNLRETMMETRPMMENLSKKVMIKTIETRDGHVINESSQHREELE, via the exons ATGGCTAACAGAACAACTAACCGACAGTCTTCCTCCTACACCAGGATGTTTGGTGGAGAGAGACCAGGGATGGCTCGGTCCACATTTTCAAGTGGTCAGTTTTGTAGCCCTGTGCGCGCACCGCGGCTCTCCTGGGCTCCCTCTGCGCCTCCATCCGTCTTTGGGAGCAGGAGCTCCAGACTGCGCGGCGCACCCTTGCCCAGGCTGGGGACAGATGCGGCGGACTTCGCCCTGTCCGATGCCATCAACACCGAATTCAAAGCAAGTCGCACCAATGAGAAAGCTGAGATGCAACATCTCAACGACAGGTTTGCCAGTTACATAGAAAAGGTGAGATTTCTGGAGCAACAGAACAAAATTTTAATAGCGGAGCTGGATCAGCTGAAAGGGAGAGGCACGTCCCGTGTTGGGGATCTTTACGAGAACGAGATGAGAGAACTGCGATGTCAAATGGACCAGCTCACCAACGAAAAATCAAGGGTGGAACTGGACCGAGATAATCTGGGAGAGGATATTCATCGCCTTAAAGAGAA GCTTCAGGAGGAAATGCTTCAAAGAGAAGATGCTGAAAACAACCTCCAAAGCTTCAGACAGG ATGTGGATAATGCATCACTGGTGCGTCTAGACTTGGAGCGGAAGCTGGAGTCTCTTCGAGAGGAGATCACTTTCATGAAGAAGCTTCATGACGAG GAGATTATGGAGCTGCAGGCTCAGGTTCATGACCAACATGTCCAGATCAACATGGAGGTGGCCAAGCCTGATTTGACCGCTGCCCTGCGGGACGTCCGGCTGCAGTATGAGAGTCTGGCCACTAAAAACATCCATGAGGCAGAGGAATGGTACAAGTCCAAG tttgCTGATTTATCAGAGGCTGCTGCGCGAAACTCTGAAGCCCTGCGTAATGCCAAGCAGGAGACCAACGAGTACCGGCGGCAGATCCAGACGCTGACCTGCGAGGTGGACACTCTTAAAGGCACG AACGACTCCCTGGAGCGCCAGATGAAGGATCTTGAGGACGGCTTTGGCGTGGAGGTGTCTGGGTACCAGGACACTGTAGCCCACCTTGAGGAGGACATCCAGAACATGAAAGAGGAGATGGCCCGCCACCTTCGCGAGTACCAGGACCTGCTCAATGTTAAGATGGCCCTAGACATTGAGATCGCCACCTACAGGAAGCTTCTAGAAGGAGAAGAGAGCAG AATCACCACACCAGTGCCTAACCTGTCTTCCTTTAATCTGAGAG AAACCATGATGGAAACCAGACCAATGATGGAGAACCTGTCTAAGAAGGTGATGATTAAAACCATAGAAACAAGAGATGGGCAT GTAATTAATGAGTCCAGCCAGCATCGTGAAGAGCTGGAATGA
- the vim gene encoding vimentin isoform X2: MANRTTNRQSSSYTRMFGGERPGMARSTFSSGQFCSPVRAPRLSWAPSAPPSVFGSRSSRLRGAPLPRLGTDAADFALSDAINTEFKASRTNEKAEMQHLNDRFASYIEKVRFLEQQNKILIAELDQLKGRGTSRVGDLYENEMRELRCQMDQLTNEKSRVELDRDNLGEDIHRLKEKLQEEMLQREDAENNLQSFRQDVDNASLVRLDLERKLESLREEITFMKKLHDEEIMELQAQVHDQHVQINMEVAKPDLTAALRDVRLQYESLATKNIHEAEEWYKSKFADLSEAAARNSEALRNAKQETNEYRRQIQTLTCEVDTLKGTNDSLERQMKDLEDGFGVEVSGYQDTVAHLEEDIQNMKEEMARHLREYQDLLNVKMALDIEIATYRKLLEGEESRITTPVPNLSSFNLREKSFLSRNHDGNQTNDGEPV, encoded by the exons ATGGCTAACAGAACAACTAACCGACAGTCTTCCTCCTACACCAGGATGTTTGGTGGAGAGAGACCAGGGATGGCTCGGTCCACATTTTCAAGTGGTCAGTTTTGTAGCCCTGTGCGCGCACCGCGGCTCTCCTGGGCTCCCTCTGCGCCTCCATCCGTCTTTGGGAGCAGGAGCTCCAGACTGCGCGGCGCACCCTTGCCCAGGCTGGGGACAGATGCGGCGGACTTCGCCCTGTCCGATGCCATCAACACCGAATTCAAAGCAAGTCGCACCAATGAGAAAGCTGAGATGCAACATCTCAACGACAGGTTTGCCAGTTACATAGAAAAGGTGAGATTTCTGGAGCAACAGAACAAAATTTTAATAGCGGAGCTGGATCAGCTGAAAGGGAGAGGCACGTCCCGTGTTGGGGATCTTTACGAGAACGAGATGAGAGAACTGCGATGTCAAATGGACCAGCTCACCAACGAAAAATCAAGGGTGGAACTGGACCGAGATAATCTGGGAGAGGATATTCATCGCCTTAAAGAGAA GCTTCAGGAGGAAATGCTTCAAAGAGAAGATGCTGAAAACAACCTCCAAAGCTTCAGACAGG ATGTGGATAATGCATCACTGGTGCGTCTAGACTTGGAGCGGAAGCTGGAGTCTCTTCGAGAGGAGATCACTTTCATGAAGAAGCTTCATGACGAG GAGATTATGGAGCTGCAGGCTCAGGTTCATGACCAACATGTCCAGATCAACATGGAGGTGGCCAAGCCTGATTTGACCGCTGCCCTGCGGGACGTCCGGCTGCAGTATGAGAGTCTGGCCACTAAAAACATCCATGAGGCAGAGGAATGGTACAAGTCCAAG tttgCTGATTTATCAGAGGCTGCTGCGCGAAACTCTGAAGCCCTGCGTAATGCCAAGCAGGAGACCAACGAGTACCGGCGGCAGATCCAGACGCTGACCTGCGAGGTGGACACTCTTAAAGGCACG AACGACTCCCTGGAGCGCCAGATGAAGGATCTTGAGGACGGCTTTGGCGTGGAGGTGTCTGGGTACCAGGACACTGTAGCCCACCTTGAGGAGGACATCCAGAACATGAAAGAGGAGATGGCCCGCCACCTTCGCGAGTACCAGGACCTGCTCAATGTTAAGATGGCCCTAGACATTGAGATCGCCACCTACAGGAAGCTTCTAGAAGGAGAAGAGAGCAG AATCACCACACCAGTGCCTAACCTGTCTTCCTTTAATCTGAGAG AAAAATCCTTTCTCTCCAGAAACCATGATGGAAACCAGACCAATGATGGAGAACCTGTCTAA